The following DNA comes from Fusarium fujikuroi IMI 58289 draft genome, chromosome FFUJ_chr03.
ATTGCCCGATAATCGCTTTCACATAGTTTCTCCTCAAACTGCAAGCTTGGCATGAGCACAGTAGATATGCACAGCTACTCTGGCGGGATCACGGTCCGTCGCCGAAAATCAAGCTCTTGTCTCACTCCACTGACCACTGACGACCCAGGGGAGCTTCCGATAGGGCGAGCCAGTAAGCGGCAAGGGAAAGGTATGCAAGTAATATATAGATCATATAATTCCACCATCAATGCTACAGAAGGGAACAAGTGACATCTATTCGTTGGTATGCAGGAGCTCAAGCAACCCGATATTGCTCCACCAGAACCATGATGACCAGGACTTTGCTAGTGATGCCAGACAAAAGCATCTACTGAAACTATACTTCGGGTCAACAAGTTACCGTCGTAGAAAGGCTTCAACCCTTGTTGCTTTTTCCTCTGTTCCAAAAGCAAAGTAATACAAGCTCCTCTCAAATGCGTCATCACGGCACGAATCATCAGCTACAGACCATTAGCTCCAGACCGCAATATGAGACAAAGTATGTCAACAAACCTCGGCATATAGCTTTCTTGGCCAATTGAACGGCAACACCACCTCGAGCTGCGAGCTGCGCGGCAGCTTCGATAGTCTTGTCCAATACTTGCCCATCCTTAAACATGTCGCAGACCAGCCCACAAGACAATGCTTCTTCACTCGAGATCGGCGTTCCAAGCAGGATGGCTTTCATGGCCTAGGTTGAGTTAGTCAACAAACAAAGCCAGTCTCGGCGCCTCATCTCGAGCACGTGTATCATGAAGCTTACTCTGAATTTGCCCAAGGCAGACGTGGAGCCGTTCGAGTGCCTCCGCCCGGGAATGAGACCGAGATTCACCTCGGGAGCACAAACTTGGCGCGTGGCGATGCATAGATCAAGTCACACTGATGCATGTTAGTTGCTGGCTATTGTTCATTGTGTGGTAGTCTCACCATCATGGCAAGCTCAAAACCACCCCCAAGCTATCACGAGTTGTCAGTCACAGGTATATCACAAATCGTGGAAGGGACCATACTGCAGGCCCATCTACTGCTGCTAGAATAGGCTTTCTCACAGCAGCCATGCCATGGCACAGATCTTCCAGGTAACGACAAGATCTGGCGGCTTCAGCATCCATCGTCGATATCTCCTTGATATCCGCACCAGCTGTCGAGCAAGTTAATAAACTGCCGAGAAAACGTGGTTTGGAACTTAACTCACCCGAGAAGCAAGAGCCGTATCCAGTTATGACAATGACTTTGGTGTTTGAGTCAGCCGAGGCTCTTGAGAGAGCTCCAAGGAACTCAATGATCATGGCTTTTGAGACGGCATTGCGCTTCTCTGGGCGGTTGAGTGTGATCACTGACACCCCTGGTGCGTGCGCGGGAGAGTCAACAATGATGAGACTGGCATctgacatgatgattgatgacgttggaagaagagatgatcAAAAGGAAAGTAGAGCTTTGAGTAGATTGATAGTGTCAGGAAGTGACAGACAGGTCTTCAACCCTGCTTAGTTGAGTATCTTTTATGCCAAAAGGACGCGCCATCAACTCCGAGCTGGCAGCATAATCATCAAAGACACTCTTGGTACCACCAAAAAGCCACAGCCTACGTATATCTTCACGGTATCTTCACACACCCCGAATTGCAGGGCGGGAATGGATCTCCAAGACATGTCAGTCATAATCGTTAGCCCTGGACAAGGGTTCACTACCTCTTAAGATTGACTGGCAGGTTCCGGTTTCCAGGGTGTGGTCGAGTACCCCGACTAGGATCCAGCCCATCGGAATCAGGCAAGGTAGTATTGAAGGAATACCCCAGAAGTCGGTTCATCAATGTGAAAAGCTATTTATCGGTACCTGTATTGCGGGCCCTTGTCCGGATACCCCCTTGGTGTCCACATGTCTCATCGCCCGTCACATTCCTCTCTTGACCGGGCTGCCCCGTCCCACATTCTTCCGTACCCCGGGGCCGGCTCCGTATAACTAAGACCCCCGGGCGGGTGTGAGAGGAATGCAGAAGCAATCATGACAATCTGGGTCCGCCGTCCCCTCCGGGGGCGTGAGTTCGATCCCAAGTTGCTGTGGAAATCAGGGCAACCTCCATATCTCACGACGACGTCAAACCCCCCATGGGGACATGTCAAGGGACGATTGATTGATCAAAGACCGATAGTGATGAGTATGTGCATCTCagaagacaaagatgaaACATCCTTTCCAGGGCGGGTGCCACCTTTGCCACGCCGTTGAAAATATATAAGCCCGTCCGTTGTTATCTCAGGGTCAAACTCAACGGTCAACAACAGACATCAACAATCCCCATTGTCTCTTTCTTACCTTATTTCACTCTTTGAGGTGCCCTCTTCACAATGACCGTCGTCAGCCCGCTACAGGGACATTCCCTGCACGAGTCAGCTCTTCAACTTGGCCAAGGGGACTGTGTCGAGCCTCCATTCCCAACAGTCACTTCAGCATTCTATCACCATGCAAGAGCTTCTCCAGATACCATAGCCCTCCGTGATCTCTCAGGGTCACTAAAAGAGCTTACTTATGGGCAACTTGCAAAACAAGCCCAAGAGTTGGCTGCAGAGCTCATTGCTCGAGGTGTCTGTCCTGACTCGCGGGTACCCCTTGTTGCTAAAAGAGGACTGGACATGATCATTGGCATATGGGCAATCCTTTCATGCGGAGCTCAATATGTTCCTCTTGATGGAGGTGTCGTTCCTGATAAGACTATTCGTCGAGTTCTTGAGCAGGCCGGCGGTGGTGTCGTCCTTTGTCtgtcttcaacaaagcaCCGCATCACCTCCCAACATCCCAACCAGACTGTGGTTGTTATTGACGAAATAAAAGCGAGGCCTGTCGAAGAAGACGTTCATGTCGATCTCGCAACTCCAGATTCCGGCTGTTACGTGATATATACATCAGGTAAGTCAAGACAGAGCTCAATGTCTCAGAGTAGACTTCTCACAAGGAAATAGGAACAACAGGAGAGCCAAAGGGCGTCGACATCATACACAGAAATGTTGCCAATCTTGTGTGCCTGGCCCCGGGAAACCTGGGGGTGCAAACTGGCACTTGCGTTGGCTCGGTCCTCAACATAAGTTTCGACATGGGTGAGTTTCTCGTATCCACGATGTTTCCAATTCTGACCCAACTCAGCGGCATGGGAGGTCTTGGTCTGCCTATGCAATGGAGGAACACTCGTTCTCCGAGGTTCCAATTGGGAACCAACTCTCCAACAGGTTCGTGACGGCCACATCACTCGATTGTCAGGCTCCGACTTACACGGAAACAGATTGATGTTCTCATCTGCACACCAACAATCCTCTCCAAATACCATCCTACACAATATCCCAGGATAAAAACAGTGGCCACAGCCGGCGAACCAACTACAACAGGGTAAGTACTCAGCTGAGCATGGTTTCCAACAGTCACTGACCAGCGTAGTCTCGCCGATTTGTGGGCAAGTCACGGCACATATTGGAACTGCTGCGGCCCTACAGAAACAACGATCGTAAATACTATGCATCGCCATGTCGTTGGACAAGAATTATCAATCGGTCGACCGACTCCGAATAACATAGTATATATCCTCAACCGTCTAGGCGAACCTGTCCCTATGGGTGCCACAGGAGTGATGTGGGCAGGCGGCCGTGGAGTCTCTAGAGGCTATATCGGCCTTGAGGAAAAGACGGCGGAGAGATACAGGCCAGATCCATTTGCCAATGACGGGTAAGATACCTCGCTTGGTTAGATTGTGCCAAAGCTGACAGTCCAGATCAACGATATACAACACTGGCGACCTTTGCCGTTGGAGAACTGATGGTTCAGTCGAGATTCTCGGCCGAGTCGACGATCAAGTCAAAGTAAAGGTACATCAAAAGTCCCTTGGTGCATTCGCCATGATCTGACCTTATTTCAGGGTTTCCGCGTGGAGCTAGACGGCATCTCAGCATCCCTAGCTTCGGCCCCAGGTGTGTCTCGGGCGGCAGCGCTGCTGATCGACGGAGAGATACATGGGTTTACCACCCCGCGCCGATGCGATGCAACCACCACCATTAAGCATGTACAGCAACACCAGCCCTACTATGCCGTTCCTACacacctccacctcctcgaTGAGTtaccctcaacaccaaatgGCAAAGTCGACAAGGGAAAACTCAAGGCACTGGCCTTGGCGAAGCAGAATGTTGCAACGCAACCAtacgagaaagaagaagtccaGGACAACCACGTCGAACTCAAGTCCCAATCGTCCATGTCCTCTCTGTCGACTCTGACTGAGAAAATTGATCTGGAGCGTGGTTTGCCTGATAAGACGTTGGCACGACCCCTCAGAGGTCTAAGACATAGGATCTTCATCGCCTATCGCACCCTGTTCAGTCTCATAGGACTACTAAACTTGGCGGCCTTAATCTGCCTGATCGCTCTGCAGCTTAAGTCAGAATGGCTGGGTATCTTCATTGCCATCAACCTTGCAATCGCAGTACTTGTGCGACAAGATACGGTGATCAACATTCTGTATACCATCTTCTGCTCAGTTCCAAAGCACTTGCCGCTCGGGATCAGGAAACGCTGTGCCAAGATATATCACCTGGGTGGTGTGCACTCCGGCGCGGGAGTCTGTGCCACGGCATGGCTAGTTATCTCGACGGTACGTGGAACACTCTGCAATGCAGGTTTCTGCGAGGGTCACGCGATTGGGTCCTTGGCGACACAGGTCGTATCGTGGGTTCTATGCGGGCTGCTATGCTCCATGGTGGCTACTGCATGGCCCTCTTTCCGGAAGCAATACCACAACTTCTTTGAGCGTTTCCATCGTTTTGCCGGTTGGACATCATTGGGTCTATTTTGGGCTCGGACAATTCTGGCGATCAACGACTCCcggcctcaacaccaaggct
Coding sequences within:
- a CDS encoding related to non-ribosomal peptide synthetase; the protein is MTVVSPLQGHSLHESALQLGQGDCVEPPFPTVTSAFYHHARASPDTIALRDLSGSLKELTYGQLAKQAQELAAELIARGVCPDSRVPLVAKRGLDMIIGIWAILSCGAQYVPLDGGVVPDKTIRRVLEQAGGGVVLCLSSTKHRITSQHPNQTVVVIDEIKARPVEEDVHVDLATPDSGCYVIYTSGTTGEPKGVDIIHRNVANLVCLAPGNLGVQTGTCVGSVLNISFDMAAWEVLVCLCNGGTLVLRGSNWEPTLQQIDVLICTPTILSKYHPTQYPRIKTVATAGEPTTTGLADLWASHGTYWNCCGPTETTIVNTMHRHVVGQELSIGRPTPNNIVYILNRLGEPVPMGATGVMWAGGRGVSRGYIGLEEKTAERYRPDPFANDGSTIYNTGDLCRWRTDGSVEILGRVDDQVKVKGFRVELDGISASLASAPGVSRAAALLIDGEIHGFTTPRRCDATTTIKHVQQHQPYYAVPTHLHLLDELPSTPNGKVDKGKLKALALAKQNVATQPYEKEEVQDNHVELKSQSSMSSLSTLTEKIDLERGLPDKTLARPLRGLRHRIFIAYRTLFSLIGLLNLAALICLIALQLKSEWLGIFIAINLAIAVLVRQDTVINILYTIFCSVPKHLPLGIRKRCAKIYHLGGVHSGAGVCATAWLVISTVRGTLCNAGFCEGHAIGSLATQVVSWVLCGLLCSMVATAWPSFRKQYHNFFERFHRFAGWTSLGLFWARTILAINDSRPQHQGLGIAAVKTPDFWLLVVATLSIASSWFFLRKVPVEAEVLSDHAVRLHFDYTVPVNGTFTRLSRRPLIEWHSFATIPNPQANQHAKGYSLVVSNAGDWTRSCIQNPPSSIWVRGVPACGVMRIATLFNRIVVVATGSGIGPLLGHIVHQTCPTQLIWSTSRPEESFGKELVGQVRDAIPDAVIWNTKTQGRPDLVRMGYNLAKSFDAEAVIIIANEKITKKVVYGLETRGVPAYGAIWDS